The genome window GTCAAGCTACGTTtgactctctcatttatataaCGAATGTAACTTTATCTGTAACAAAACaagcagcatttcccctgattttattgcttcctcaagcctactataggcgagacaacaacacaatacaatcagcaactcaaaaataacctaactacaattcagaacctttaatacaacaaaagacccaaatataccataacactcCCAATCAACAAGCTATCAATTAGCATGAAATTGCAACAACGAGTGACCAacccactaccctaccacatgtggaaaTTATCCACGcccattatccttccaaactccataaatcagcagaaTAATAGGCCAACACGATtggactacaaaatagtccactacaagtgGAATAAaccgaactcacggcttccgatcaccgtcccgtgagttctaactattaggaaatgaatttatcaacctttcttgatatttttAAAGCTCAAATATAGCAAGTATGTATTTTATTAaccatgaagtaccttccaaaactcaaactaccaAGAAAATGAGAGGCAATATAATGATACttatgtcgtagggatcgttctaatgttatcgttTCTTGACTTCATAGACgagattttaatattttttgaaacCCTTGTAGAAAGCTTATGGATAGGCTTATGGGTCTTATCTGTTCGTTTTCtattgaaaaatgaagaaaaagaagacttAAGGCATATATAtccacttttgaaaagtcaaagagtgCTAGCTTGGCGCCCTAATATTGGCCCTTTTTCAGATacttataactttttatccggATGCCATATAATtgaacggttaagagcgttggaaactacattcaaagtccttcaatttggtatataatatttcccaaaagacctcatataacacacaaaatgtattgctcaaaaagcttcattataaggcaaatccttagttggtTTTTCTGTAACATAAATCAGATTTTTCCCAAACactatattttatatccaaacatcatatatagtcatattatgactttacactcatttaaattatgattaacaagtctTGTATTCATTATACATCACCTTGGGACGCTTAGGGTGTAACAATCTCCCCCACCTTGGGAGCTGAGCTAATGTGTTTTAGGATTGTAGAAAGTCTTCGCGTTGGGTTGAACAGAGCATTGGGGAGTTGAGGAAAAATTGTTGCAGAACAGGGCTTTTCCGCAGTCCATGCGACCGCAGAAATGATCTGCGGATCGTAGATCTGCTGCGAAATAAAGTAGAGAAATGGCcaattttggaggtcattttgcggggccttacatcctcccccacttaagatcactCGTCTTCGAAAGAGGATCAAGGTCCACTATTAGAACTTATGCAGCTCGGTtatcataccacacaccagcagccccaaagttgactaactccctaaatttccaaaacttttgccagagtttcctttgtaactaggcctatccacctgtcaaagagccccagaaacacatattacaaacatatgcacaacCCAACGACGTAACAaaactcataacaataccaaccgtggcctcataagcaacatataatcaaaaggaacacctttacattaactgaacaagtgatacaaaattcataggcgacaggttcataaaaagaaaggattacatagctattcaaacaagtaaggatacttcttcttcatttcttcctcggcctcccacgtggcctcttcaccctgctggtttcgccataacactttcacggaggcaatttctttatttctcaactttcggacttgtctctcaagaatggcaactggaatttcttcatatgtcaattcttcattaacctcaatggtctcaaccggcacaatggATGACGGAtccccaactaccttcttcaacatagacacatggaaaattGGGTGGACTAATGACATTTCGGGttgtagctcaagcttgtacgccacctggccAATTCTccgaatgattttgtacggcctgacatacctcagactcaatttcccctttCTCCCAAtccgcataatacccttcatgggggaaaccttcaagaatacccaatcatcttctttgaactttaAGTCTCTGTGATAGACATtagaataggatttttgacgactatGGGCAGTCTTCAACCGCACCttaatggtcttaactttctccatagcctgatgcacgaggtctggccctatcaactccgcttccccaatctcgaaccacccaatgggagatctatatctcctaccataaaatgcctcaaatggtgccatctgaatactcgcatGAAAAAAACTCTataagtggcaaatgatcatcccagctacccttgaaatcaagaacaaaagcgcgcaacatgtcctcaagcgtttaaatagtccgctctgcttgcccgtcggtctgtggatggaaggttgtactcagatttacctgagtacccaaaccttgctgaaatgtcttccaaaagttgtcgtgaactgagcccctcgatcggaaatgatggaaactggagtgctaTGCACCCTGACTATTTcattgatatacaattgagcataccgTTCCGctatgtcggtagatttaactagcAAGAATTGTGCTAATTTTGtgagtcggtccacgatcaccaaaattgagtcaaacttgcgcggggtgcatggtaatcctaccacaaaatccatattaatcattttccacttccacattggaatttctatgttatgtgccaacccaccaggccgttgatgttcggccttcacttgctgacaatttgaacaccttgccacaaagtcggccacattccttttcatgccATTCCACCAAAAGATttccttgaggtcatgatacatctttgtagaacctagatgcacggaatacctagaagcgtgagactcggtcatgattctttcccggagaccgtctacatttggaacacatagtcgcccctGGTACctcagtgtaccatcatccatgccaagcgcaaaagccatagtcttatgtttatgaatcccctccttcagctgtaccaacaatggatcgttgtattgcttctctttgacttccacaacaagcgatgatttaaCCCTATTTTGCCAAATTAcccttccttcactagagtccgcaagacgaactcccaaatgGCTAGCTGATGAACCTCCCTGGCCAaaggcctttgacatgcctccaggTGAGCCAAACTATCCAtatatttccggctaagagcatccgccacaacattggctttccccgagTGATACataatatcgatgtcgtaatccttgagtaactcaagccatcttctcttccTCAGGTTCAGCtccttttgcttgaaaatatattggagactcttgtggtccgtgaatacatccacatggatcccatacaaataatgacgccaaatctttaatgTGAAAACCACTGCCATAAGTTccaaatcatgtgttggatagttcttttcatgattctggagttgcctagaagcataagctataaccttgccatgttcCATTAACACATACCCAAGCCCGATCCTCGAAGCATCGCAATATAGCACAAACTCGTCTGCACCCTTTAGCAGGGTTAACACCTGCGCAgtagtcaatctcgattttaattcctgaaagctcctttcacaagcatcagaccattggaacttaatcgctttctgagtcaatctagtcaattaagaggcaagagtagagaacccctccacaaactttcggTAATACACtactaaacccaagaaactgcgaatctcgatTGGCGTTcaaggtctaggccaattcttcactgctgaaatcttttgaggatccactttaattccttctctagagacaacatgacccaagaatgtgataaattcgagccaaaattcacactttgaaaatttcgcgtacaattggtgctgatgaagagtctgcaacactgccctgagatgatcggcatggtcctcccgacctcgttaatacacaagaatatcgtcaatgaataatATCACTAAAGaagtcgaggaaaggcttgaaaacccgattcataaggtCCATAAAAGCTATCGGggaatttgttagcccgaaagactttaccaaaaattcaaagtgcccataccgggttctgaaagctgttgttggaatatcctgctccttgatcttcatttagtgatacccggatcgtaaatcaattttggagaagtatctagcaccctgtaactaatcaaacaaatcatctattcttggtaacgggtacttattttttatagTGACTTTGTGGAgatgccggtagtcaatacacatcctcagcgattCATCTTTCTTCCtaacaaagagaaccggtgtgcCCCATGGTGACACATTCGGTCGGataaaacccttctctaacaaatcttttaatttctcctttagttccttcaattctgctggtgccatcctgtaatgcagaatagatataggttgcgtgcctggcatcacatcaaccccaaaatcaatctccctgtccaGCAAAATCCCaaggagctcatcaggaaagacctctggaaattcattcacaacggcacagactcgagtgtaggtgcctcagcataggtgtccgtaacccggaccaagtaatagatacaccccttgttaatcatcttcatggacttaaggtaagaaataaacctaccatttggcaccacattatcccccttccaatCAATAACTAGCTCACTTGGAAATTCGAACCTCACTTTTCTAAATCGAAAGTCGAGCTTAGctaaacatgaataaagccaatccatccccataattacatcaaaatcgaccatccccaattcaatcaGATCGGCAACGGTGTCCCGACCAAGTACCAAGACAACACAAACCTTATACACCCTTGCgaccacaatagactcgccaactggagtagatacagagaacgactcatgaagttattccggttctatcccaaattccatagcaacataaggggtaacataggacaaggtggaaccgggattAATAAGAGTATATACATCAtaagattggacagtcaatatacacctatgacaacatttggagaagcctatgcactctggcgaccactcatagcataaaaatggctgggtcctcctgaactctgtgaaccacccctagctgcaccatgccctgctggtgctggagagcctcgagctggagggggtgctgaaaaTATAGCAGTTGCAGAACTAGATGGCTGTGTTgagcccctgcccgcaccctggtggGATGCACGGCACTCCCTCTGAATAAGACCCCTTATTCCGTACCTGTAACATACCGACATGTCCTGGTAGCAGATCCCCATATGCATCCTCCCACAcatggggcatgggggcctccgctgctgctggaatctcactcttgatcggccctgatggtgggaccccctgctgccctgattgggcctgaaacgactcccctgctgctgactgtGCCCTGCTGGTGGTGTACTGGCTGAAGACTGAtcataagactgggatggccttgatgaccctcccctaaaagctgatctcccaccaCCAAATGAATCCCCAGGGTTGCCCGCGGATCGGGCCCTACTGCTACCCTCTTGCTCCATCATGTTCTTTAAATTTCGggcctctgtagcttgagcaaacgccattatcttaccatagttcatatcataaTTTAAGGTAGCTGTGGCAGCCTTATTAATAACCTCGATGGTGGGCAtcatgtgaatagcatatttcGACAGGTGCGCGAACTCCAtgtggtactcccacacactcttactcccttgcttaagattctcaaactctacggcacgagctgccttagtctcggtaggcaagaaatggtctataaaggctTCAGCAAACTAactccacctcgctggagggctcccctcctctcgagagtcctcccacagctcataccaagaatatgccacccctttcaggtggtaggCAGACAACTCCATTCCCCCcgtctcagtagcgcgcataacccggagtcttatgcatctcatcaatgaagtcctattAGTCCTCCTCGAGATTAGCACctgtgaacaccggaggatccaactgcaaAAACTTGTTCAACCCAAGAACTAGTGGAATCCACTGGTTGGCTAGAAGATATGGGTGCAACATTcgacctttgggcctgagaagccaccaTCTGAGTCAGCATTTGAATAGCTCCCCTATGATCCCTGTCAGAAATACCAGAActggaagctggggctggaggtggaaccagAATATCAGGTGGAGGAACCGTCGCGCCCTCAGTAACTGTAGGGACTGGTGTGGCCTGAACATGTGCAGTGGAATGAGGTAGTGTAGCAGtcaggggattatcctcacccctcgggtattcacccgccTCACCAAGTAAacggtcaactgccactcctaaggcggcattggctccttggccagttcttgctctcttttTAGGTGCCATgaactgaaagttaaaggaataaacgagttagaggaggaatagTTACACaatcagtttcatcgcacgatccagaatatcaaagaagggtattgttcctaaatgtccaactagcctccaacttatagatgtggttgacaacacaccgataagaaggactctaccagacacggctcggagacatcctatgacactttaaaactttaggctctgatacgaagtttgtcatgccccaaccttggggagcgcgactggcgctcaaccaagtgaacccggtcgagcaagcatgttacatactttctacccaactctcTTATGATAAAAGAAGGCATGTTTTTATTAGCTAAACAGTAGTAGGAtcatatatatatagacattacTAAACCTTTTCATTTTGCTACTTCCCTGGTAAGTTCCAAAATATATACATTTTGTGATTTAgtggaacaaaaatccaaaatataacaTAATATGTATGACCTTTATAggacccatatacaacccacatagtgtctgcggagcctctaaagatacgaaagagtgtaaagaaggtgccgacaataaggccccggctatacctcaaaaagtacaacaatataagcaaaagatatattacatgaccccggaatgaaatggggctcacctaGTCTGATGCGAAGAGGATGCGGcacctatctgtgatcaacactttctgctatgtaaccacctgcatccatttaaagatgcagcacccccggcaaaagggacgttagtaccgtaaaatagaataaaaaataatacaagaggaacagtcaagaattcaataagagatTCAAATAATATTAGAACATCGAGTTAAGTATCACATAGCTTTTTAAGTCAACTTCCGCATTATTAGATTGGGtggtttttagtgccaatataccacagtccacaataccaccgtgttcttacatagagtccgatctcggcctgatcggctaagccatctcatttgagacatcaaccatattcattATTTCATTCATAATACCACCGTGttattacacggagtccgatctcgtcccgatcggctaagccatctcattcgagacatcaaccatttcaatcgatcatcttacttcatatttctttcccgtCTTTTCAGCACGTTGGCACAAGTGGCTTTAATTATAAagtcgttcttggcacttggcctatttcataattcaagttccTTTCCCACAATCCAACATTTttattatcatcaataacaataaggttttcattcaagactcttgatttcacatgtgagcaatttcgAATttaaggcacatagaggcttttcacacaacttggcataacaatctttatttcgatcttgacatgaagtcttaacatttctaacacatattccacattttgaacacatcctcaaatgacaagatgacatgatgaagcatttagaataagtattgaacatacatcctccaacacaaccacattaggaatatccatttcaataatgatctaggacttactccaattacatgaacaccgtggaattcgattctaagaagaaggggtttagccaacatacctcaatttagCCTGTTAAAACCCTAAGacgttccggaatattagcagcttcaatctattttagcaatatagcaaaattgaacccaaaattaggaaaatgttcataattctagctcacttgagcattctatcaaacactatgtgtgtattaaggtttcatgcCCCTTTTTATGATAGAGtccaccaacccacaccccattcttttatatctttaactcacaacctccccacataccttaggaacatatgcatgcaaggtaagcactcccatcccctaattgcccattctagttacattttgaaattaaaagtttggggtgatataatcttacctcttaggaagaagacctagatgcctctcttgataatcttcaaggttttaagcaaAAATTGAAGAGGAATATTTTATGAAGATCACttcctccctctaggaccctctctcccactctaaaaatatcaaaaaataggTTCAAAATGGCacaaggtaggtgttttaacggaatagggtcgggtttaaaatccccaaaaatgaagctccggaacaggttctacaATCGCATAACTGATACgaggtccgcatatcggccgcataatttggcctccaaaactaCGCATGTCTGACCTgatctgcggtcactatgcagcccgcagccttgttctgcggtcacataatgcaccgcagaacggttctgcggtcgcataatgcaccgcagaacggttctgcggtcacatagtaCACTGTAGAACCTCCCTCTAAAAAATCCCAAAGCAttatatgcgacaagagtgcgtcCCGCgaagtggttctgcggtcgcagaaatGCCTACCTCTATGCCTATTTCGGCATCACGGAAATCCCTATTTTTAGGAaacatttacggggccttacatgtcGGCACCATCGTgccactcttttgtatctattaaagGCTCCGTAGACTTAGTGTGGGTGGTATCGTTgttttgggaaagtcaaactaaagATGTCGTATTTGTaacacatgttccacttcaaactatgaaagtgtattattttgaaacttgttaatgacgtaactaatggtaatgaactggtgttgttcacatgaccgttcattgtataattaatgaaatatatcttctctttattcatgggtgagtttgggcAGAATGCATTgtaggcttgcttggccgggttatctcggtttagcaccggtcgcgctccccgatgtCGGGGtttgacaagcttggtatcagagcctaaggttttaaagtgtcttatgatgtctcggagccgtgtatattagagtccttcttatcggtttgttgtcgaccacatctataattaggaggctacttggggatttaggaataatacccttctttgatattctagatcgtgcgatagagctgattgtaagactattcctcctctaactcgtgcattgctctaatttttagtatatggtgcctaggaagaaagcaagaaaTGGGCAAGGAGCCAAttccaccccaggagtggcaattGAATCTATACTTGATGATGCGTGTGAGAACCCGAGGGGTGAAGCTATTCCCCCAATTACTACACTGTCGGATTCTACTACTCCATCTCTGACCGCACCaattcctacacctactgagggtgcaatgaTTCCTCCAGCTGATAATCCAGTTCCACCTCTAGCACTAGCTTCCAGTACCGGTGTTTTTGATAAGGATTAGGGAAGCCATACAGAtattggctcagatagtggcttcccaggcccagagatcgaacGTTGCACCTAATTCTTCTAGTCAGCCATGGGATTCTACTAGTttcagggtgaacaggtttcttcaaTTGGATGCTCCAGTGTTCTCAGGTTCTGATCCTAAGGAGGACCCCAAAGAcattattgatgagatgcacaagaccctcCGAGTTATGTGTCCTACCGAGACAGAgagagtggagttggcctcctagcacctgaaaggggtggcctattcttggtttgaggtGTGGGAGTACTCCCATGAAAAGGGTAGCCCTCCGGTGAGGTGCAGTGAGATTGCCGATGCCTTCAttaatcatttcttgcctgccaagaTTAAGGCGGCCCGTGCCGTTGAGTTTGAGAGCTTGAGacaaggtagcatgagtgtgtgggattatCATATAAGATTTGTGCGTCTGTCCATGTATGTcatctacatgttgcccactatggaggctagagtgtgccggtttgtgcagggcctcagccccttggttattaatgaggccactACAACTACCTTGAAttatgatatgaactatgggaagatggtggcattttcttaaGCCATGGAGACCCacaaattgaagaacaaaatggagcgagagggtaccaatAAGGCCGGGTCCGCGGACAACTTttgtggttcttctggtggtggtcgTGATAGGTCagcatttaggggagggtcatcagggccatcctagTCCTTTGCTCTTTCTTCGGTGAGTGCACAACCATTAGGGCCCAGTCAGTAGTAGTAGAGTCATTTCAGTACTAGttagggcaacaggggaccctaCCAGTAGCATCGGTCTGGAGGGAGATTCTAACAGCAGCAAAGGCctccatgccctaggtgtgggaagatgcatttTGGGTGCCACTTCATGGACCagcccatatgctacgggtgcggTATCAAGAGTCACATTTAGAGggttctccagatgttgtcaaaagtatattgactgtccaatctcatgatgtgtatgctcttattgatcccgattccactttgtcctatgtcactccttatgttgctatggaatttgggatataaCCGGAACAACTTCGTGAGCCGTTCTccgtatctactccggttggtgagtctattatagccgcacgggtttatagggattgtgttgtcatggtgcgtGGTCAGGACACCATGGACGacctcattgaattggggatggttgattttgatttaATAATGGGGAttgactggctttattcatgttttgcccagcttgattgtcgaaccagaaccgttaggtttgaatttccaaatgagccattTATTGAATTGATCAACAAAGGGTGTATTTACAcatcaaagatgatcaacaaagggtgtatttaccatttggtccgggttacggacatcgATGCTGAgacacctacacttgagtctgttcCAGTGGTGAATGAATTTCCTGAGGTCTTTCTTGATGAGCTCCTTAGGATCCCACTAgttagggagattgattttgggattcatgagatgccaggcacgcagcctatatctattccaccgtacaaAATGGCACCGACAGAGTTGAATGAACTAAAGGAGCAGTTGAAGGACttattagagaagggtttcatccggccgtgTATGTTGCCTTAGAgcacaccggttctctttgtaaggaagaaatataggtcactgagaatgtgtattgaatATCGGCATCTCAACAAGGTCAcgattaagaataagtacccactgcgaATGAtaaatgatttgtttgaccaattgcagggtgctaagtagtccaaaattgatttaagatccgggtatcaacaattgaagatcatggaacatgatattccgaaaacagctttcaagACCCGATATGGTAACTTCGAATTTCAGGTAATGtcctttgggctaacaaatgccctggccactttcatggatcttatgaatcggttcatcaagccttttcttgactcctttgtggtagtgttcattgatgaaattcttgtatattcacgaagtcaagataaccatgtcgatcatctcagggcagttctgcagactctatatcagcacaagttgtatgtgaagttttcaaagtgtgaattttggcttgaatctgtcacattgttgggtcatgtcatctctagagaaggaattgcGGTTGATCCGCAGAAGATCACAGTTGTGAAGAATTGGTCAAGGCCTACAACTCTAATAGAGATTCGCattttcttaggcttagctgggtattactaaaagtttgtggaggggttctctactcttgcctctccgttgactaaattgacacagaaggcagttaagtttcgatggtcagatgcttgtgaaaagagcttacaaaagttgaaatcgagattaactacggcaccggtgttgaccccaCCAGAGCGTACGGATGggtttgtgatatattgtgatgtttcGAGAATTGGACTGGGGTGTGTATTGATGAAACATGGCAAGGTTATTGCTTAATCTTCTAGGAAACTCaaaaatcatgagaagaactatacaACACATGACTTCAAGTTCGTGGCGGCGGTTTTTGCATTgaatatttggcgtcattatttgtatgtggttcatgtggatatattcaccgaccataagagccttcaatatattttcaaatagaagaaattgaatctaaggAAGAGAACGTGGATTGAGTTACTCAAAGAATAtaacatcgatattctatatcatccgtggaaggctaatgttgtggcagatgctcttaaccggaaatctatgggtagtttggctcacttggaggcatatcaaaggccattggccaatgAGGTTCATCGGTTGGATAGTTTGGgggttcgtcttgcggactcaaGTGAATGAGGGGtggttgtgcaaaatagggctgaatcatcgcttgttgtggaagtcaaggagaagcaatacgacAATCCATTATTGGTAaagttgaaggaggggattcacaaacataagaccatggctttTTCTCCTGGCATGGATGATgatacactaaggtaccaagggcgattatgtgttcctaatgtagatggtccTGAGAAAGAATCATGCCTGAGGCTCACACTTGCAGGTATTCCATGCACCCAGGATCTAataagatgtaccatgatcttaaggaagtctactggtggaatgatatgaagaggaatgtatcggactttgtggcaagttgcccaaattgtcaa of Nicotiana tomentosiformis chromosome 7, ASM39032v3, whole genome shotgun sequence contains these proteins:
- the LOC138895900 gene encoding uncharacterized protein, producing the protein MAFAQATEARNLKNMMEQEGSSRARSAGNPGDSFGGGRSAFRGGSSRPSQSYDQSSASTPPAGHSQQQGSRFRPNQGSRGSHHQGRSRVRFQQQRRPPCPMCGRMHMGICYQDMSVCYRYGIRGLIQRECRASHQGAGRGSTQPSSSATAIFSAPPPARGSPAPAGHGAARGGSQIGESIVVARVYKVCVVLVLGRDTVADLIELGMVDFDVIMGMDWLYSCLAKLDFRFRKVRFEFPSELVIDWKGDNVVPNEVFPDELLGILLDREIDFGVDVMPGTQPISILHYRMAPAELKELKEKLKDLLEKGFIRPNVSPWGTPVLFVRKKDESLRILTQKAIKFQWSDACERSFQELKSRLTTAQVLTLLKGADEFVLYCDASRIGLGYVLMEHGKVIAYASRQLQNHEKNYPTHDLELMAVVFTLKIWRHYLYGIHVDVFTDHKSLQYIFKQKELNLRKRRWLELLKDYDIDIMYHSGKANVVADALSRKYMDSLAHLEACQRPLAREVHQLAIWEFVLRTLVKEG
- the LOC138895901 gene encoding uncharacterized protein translates to MDDLIELGMVDFDLIMGIDWLYSCFAQLDCRTRTVRFEFPNEPFIELINKGCIYTSKMINKGCIYHLVRVTDIDAETPTLESVPVVNEFPEVFLDELLRIPLVREIDFGIHEMPGTQPISIPPYKMAPTELNELKEQLKDLLEKGFIRPYALNRKSMGSLAHLEAYQRPLANEVHRLDSLGVRLADSSE
- the LOC138895899 gene encoding uncharacterized protein, which encodes MAPFEAFYGRRYRSPIGWFEIGEAELIGPDLVHQAMEKVKTIKVRLKTAHSRQKSYSNVYHRDLKFKEDDWVFLKVSPMKGIMRIGRKGKLSLRYVRPYKIIRRIGQVAYKLELQPEMSLVHPIFHVSMLKKVVGDPSSIVPVETIEVDRPSYKGNSGKSFGNLGS